Proteins found in one Drosophila innubila isolate TH190305 chromosome X, UK_Dinn_1.0, whole genome shotgun sequence genomic segment:
- the LOC117793817 gene encoding pyridoxal phosphate phosphatase PHOSPHO2, producing MMFAIRNYAATMCGTILRSFQIRAKHRLLATFDFDNTIIDGDCYEAVGGFLKQPQETTEKLRKLIEERNWMKYMRIVLSLLHQQQDVSITEIVQRVRQLPEVPGMMCLLRQLAKDSSIDMCILSDANSYLITEWLKANQMTNIFTAIFTNPARVCLDGFLQVDPYEHQTHCDQCPENLCKGSVIKSLMNCTNYNFNRIIYVGDSCNDLCPIQSLRQQDVACIRRDAELHDKLPSHIDNIRSQVLIWRDGHELQHQLELNAIL from the exons ATGATGTTTGCAATTAGAAATTATGCGGCGACCATGTGTGGCACAATCTTGAGGAGCTTCCAGATCCGAGCCAAGCATCGATTGTTGGCAACCTTTGACTTTGACAACACAATAATCGATGGAGATTGCTATGAAGCAGTGGgaggatttttaaaacaaccGCAAGAAACGACAGAGAAATTGCGAAAGTTGATTGAAGAACGAAATTGGATGAAGTATATGCGAATTGTGTTGAGCTTGTTGCATCAACAGCAGGACGTAAGTATCACAGAGATTGTGCAGCGTGTGCGACAATTGCCAGAGGTGCCGGGTATGATGTGCTTGCTGCGTCAATTGGCCAAGGATTCCTCCATCGATATGTGCATCTTGAGCGATGCCAATTCGTACTTAATCACTGAATGGCTAAAGGCAAATCAAATGACCAACATCTTTACCGCCATCTTCACAAATCCAGCCAGAGTGTGTCTTGATGGGTTTTTACAG GTAGATCCCTACGAACATCAAACACACTGCGATCAATGTCCTGAAAACCTTTGTAAAGGCAGCGTCATCAAATCCCTGATGAATTGTAccaattataatttcaatagGATTATCTATGTCGGCGACAGTTGTAACGATCTGTGTCCCATTCAAAGTTTGCGCCAACAAGATGTCGCATGCATCCGACGGGACGCAGAGTTGCATGACAAGCTGCCATCACATATCGATAACATACGCTCCCAGGTGTTAATTTGGCGGGATGGACACGAATTGCAGCATCAACTCGAGCTTAACGCTATTTTGTAG
- the LOC117793810 gene encoding dual specificity protein phosphatase MPK-4 translates to MEAPPSAVVAPVPAAGSAGSRGKPHDTGTLTREDFDGGPVSIDEVETGLFLGNLTAATHMETIKSFKITHILTLDSVPLPQHIVDTTFLTTKYVQIADMPREDILQHLEACVEFIGNALDQQHNVLVHCYFGVSRSSSAVIAYVMKRHNLDYQAAFDMVKAKRRFVQPNGGFVAQLKLFRRMGYKIDPSYQRYKMHRLRLAGEQMRKAKILPQSFHSVVRPDPDITRENPEPIVFRCRRCRRVLATKSHVLEHRSRNVPATGSGSGLEVELPTTTTGTTANEPRLLEQLAERIRKSSLGSSPSHETNQCRSLLFVEPIAWMHRIMLNTQGRLYCPKCEQKLGNFSWVNACQCPCGETMTPAFYLIPSKVELSKAVQNVQTTV, encoded by the exons ATGGAGGCGCCGCCAAGTGCAGTTGTTGCTCCTGTGCCAGCTGCGGGATCAGCGGGGTCACGGGGCAAGCCACACGACACTGGCACATTGACGCGCGAGGATTTTGATGGTGGACCCGTTAGCATCGATGAAGTGGAGACAGGGCTGTTTCTGG gCAACTTGACGGCCGCCACGCATATGGAGACAATTAAATCCTTTAAAATCACACATATTTTAACGCTGGATTCGGTGCCGTTGCCCCAACATATTGTGGACACCACATTTCTGACCACAAAATATGTGCAAA TTGCCGATATGCCACGCGAGGATATCTTGCAGCATCTGGAGGCGTGTGTCGAGTTCATAGGCAATGCATTGGACCAACAGCACAACGTGCTCGTACACTG TTACTTTGGCGTGAGTCGCAGTTCCTCGGCGGTGATTGCGTACGTGATGAAGCGTCACAATCTGGATTATCAGGCGGCTTTTGACATGGTTAAGGCCAAGCGTCGCTTTGTGCAACCGAATGGGGGTTTTGTGGCACAGTTGAAGCTGTTTCGTCGCATGGGCTACAAGATTGATCCCAGCTATCAACGCTATAAGATGCATCGCCTGCGTTTGGCTGGCGAACAGATGCGCAAGGCAAAGATATTGCCGCAGAGTTTCCATAGTGTTGTGCGCCCGGATCCGGATATAACACGTGAGAATCCGGAACCAATTGTGTTTCGTTgtcgtcgctgtcgtcgtGTGCTTGCCACCAAATCTCATGTGCTGGAGCATCGTTCCCGCAATGTGCCAGCAACGGGATCCGGATCCGGATTAGAAGTCgaattgccaacaacaacaactgggaCAACAGCAAATGAACCGCGTCTTCTGGAGCAGCTGGCGGAGCGCATAAGGAAATCATCGCTGGGTTCATCGCCCAGTCACGAGACGAATCAATGTCGCAGCCTGTTGTTTGTGGAACCCATTGCGTGGATGCATCGCATCATGCTCAACACTCAGGGGCGCCTCTATTGCCCCAAATGCGAACAAAAACTGGGCAACTTTAGTTGGGTTAATG CCTGTCAATGTCCTTGTGGCGAGACTATGACGCCCGCTTTCTATTTGATACCTTCCAAGGTGGAGCTCTCCAAAGCCGTGCAGAATGTGCAGACAACGGTCTAA